From Poecile atricapillus isolate bPoeAtr1 chromosome Z, bPoeAtr1.hap1, whole genome shotgun sequence, one genomic window encodes:
- the LOC131592741 gene encoding centromere protein M-like, translating to MAVLRPLDKLPMLNSGVLLLVGTDEALQQKLAEAILQEKKDFNISIHLARSLPLSSERDHLRPRIDLIVFMIDIKSKYSLKNVETSLAYVDASFFLGKVCFLVTGVGRVNACSIDTNAVCKLGEAYCSPVLFCELELEGVRVATAQRLLRILQICAGHIPGVSALSFVSLMRKSDVD from the exons ATGGCGGTGCTGCGGCCCTTGGACAAGCTCCCGATGCTCAACTCCGGCGTCCTCCTG CTCGTGGGCACGGACGAGGCGCTCCAGCAGAAGCTGGCGGAGGCGATCCTCCAGGAGAAGAAGGACTTCAACATCAGCAT tCACCTTGCTAGATCCCTCCCCTTATCTTCAGAAAGGGATCATCTTCGACCCAGGATAGACCTGATTGTGTTTATGATTGACATCAAGAGCAAGTACAG CTTGAAGAATGTTGAAACTTCCCTGGCTTATGTGGATGCCAGCTTCTTCCTGGGGAAAGTGTGCTTTCTTGTCACTGGGG ttggCAGGGTGAATGCTTGCAGCATTGATACGAATGCCGTCTGTAAACTAGGAGAAGCTTACTGCAGTCCTGTGCTATTCTGTGAGCTGGAG TTGGAAGGGGTTCGAGTTGCTACTGCTCAACGACTTCTGCGAATATTACAGATCTGTGCTGGTCACATACCAGGAGTTTCTGCCTTGTCCTTCGTCTCACTGATGAGGAAATCTGATGTTGATTAG